ACCAACGACGGTTGCTGTGACACTTTGTCCCGGGCGAAGCCTACCTTTCGAATTTCTAACTTCCAACCGTATCTCTGCTGTTTTCTTAATGGGATCAATCACATCTCCTACGTGAGATACCACAGCCTTTAAAGACTCATCTTTAGAACCAATCGGAATGACTTTAGCTTCGTTCCCTACGCGAATGGAGGCTAAATCTTTTTCGTATACTTCCAGATTGATCCAAAGGACACTTAAATCGGCAACAGTAAATAAATTATCCCGAGCATTAACCGCCTGACCAATGATAGCTTCTCTTTCCGTCACTGTTCCTGAAATGGGAGTTCTGATGTATAAGTTTTTGGAATTGTATTTTCCACCTTCAAGATTGGTAATTTCGGCATCATTAAGGCCTAAATTTTCCAAAGCATTTCTTGAGGTTTCCATTTCTGCTTTTACAGATTTATAATCCATAAGAGACATTTCATATTCTTTTGCAGACGTTACCTTTCTTTCATACAAATCTTTGGCTCTATCGGCTTGCACTTTCAGTGCCTCGAGTCTCGCCCTTGCTTTTAAATAATTGGCTTCTGTGGTTCCAAGTTCCACTGATTGGATGGAGGCAAGAGCTGTGCTTTTTTTTACGTGTTCCCCCTCCTTCACAAATACTTGTACAATTCGTCCGCTAACACGAGACCCTACTTTGGCCACACTATTCATATCATAAGAAACAGTTCCAGGAAGTTGGAGTTCTTCTTCCAGGGCTTTTTCTTCCAAGTA
Above is a window of Leptospira wolbachii serovar Codice str. CDC DNA encoding:
- a CDS encoding efflux RND transporter periplasmic adaptor subunit — its product is MKTEFNLKNIRSLSILVLVASVAYFGYSKFFGAGKKTEALTDDKSKFMISQEIQKNHPFSIVYLEEKALEEELQLPGTVSYDMNSVAKVGSRVSGRIVQVFVKEGEHVKKSTALASIQSVELGTTEANYLKARARLEALKVQADRAKDLYERKVTSAKEYEMSLMDYKSVKAEMETSRNALENLGLNDAEITNLEGGKYNSKNLYIRTPISGTVTEREAIIGQAVNARDNLFTVADLSVLWINLEVYEKDLASIRVGNEAKVIPIGSKDESLKAVVSHVGDVIDPIKKTAEIRLEVRNSKGRLRPGQSVTATVVGAMVESSVNKAKVIPAECIHKIEGENYIFVRNGDGSFSAKKIGVGKTYDNWVEITNGVESGEAIVEEGSFVLKSEYLKL